In Haematobia irritans isolate KBUSLIRL chromosome 1, ASM5000362v1, whole genome shotgun sequence, a genomic segment contains:
- the LOC142222459 gene encoding facilitated trehalose transporter Tret1-2 homolog yields the protein MDSDKVVAAMARWWQTVSQEERDLAARNPMLYDPLQDGNTCRTSKKMQYFAAFVVCLGAVSAGTALAWTSPVLPQISVDPNANTTTSNATDGSHGLQLTLNQQTWVSSLLAIGAFLGALPTGYIADAIGRRYTAMIMDVPFVLAWTATIFANSAAVLYFARFTIGLATGSFCVVAPMYISEIAESSIRGTLGTLFQLTLSIGILLVYIIGSMVTWTTLSVLCLTVPIALFAGMMFLPETPTYLLKKGRRGDAALALKWLWGRHCDSRSAIQQIQSELDQAGGNASFSDVFCIRSARNGLIISMLLMFFQQFSGVNAVIFYTVPIFKSAGSTLDPSICSIIVGFVQVVMTFTSSLLIERAGRKSLLLFSSTIMTICLAILGAYFDMKDEGKDVSSIGWLPLVCVVLYMITFSVGYGPIPWLMMGELFLPDVKATAVALTVMSNWFCVFLVTKTFGSMITVWGSDMTFWFFAICMLVATLYVAFMVLETKGKSASQIQTWLDGK from the exons acTGTTAGTCAAGAAGAACGTGATCTCGCCGCAAGGAATCCTATGTTATATGATCCACTACAAGATGGCAATACTTGTAGAACATCGAAGAAAATGCAATATTTTGCAGCTTTTGTGG TGTGCTTGGGAGCTGTCTCTGCAGGTACGGCTTTGGCATGGACATCACCAGTTCTACCACAGATAAGTGTGGATCCAAATGCTAACACAACTACGAGCAATGCTACCGATGGATCTCAtggattacaattgacattaaatcagc AAACCTGGGTTAGTTCTTTATTAGCCATTGGGGCATTTCTAGGAGCTCTACCAACAG GTTATATTGCTGATGCTATTGGTCGGCGCTATACGGCTATGATTATGGATGTCCCCTTTGTTTTAGCATGGACAGCAACAATTTTTGCTAATTCAGCTGCTGTTCTTTATTTTGCCCGATTCACAATTG GATTGGCCACTGGTAGTTTTTGTGTTGTTGCTCCCATGTATATATCGGAAATTGCCGAAAGCAGTATACGAGGCACTTTGGGTACTCTCTTCCAATTGACTTTATCGATTGGCATCCTTTTGGTTTACATTATTGGATCAATGGTTACATGGACTACATTGAGTGTTTTGTGCCTAACTGTACCAATAGCATTGTTTGCAGGCATGATGTTTTTACCAGAGACTCCTACATATCTTTTGAAAAAG GGACGTCGTGGTGATGCTGCCCTTGCTCTGAAATGGTTATGGGGTCGTCATTGTGACTCACGCAGTGCCATTCAACAAATCCAAAGTGAATTGGATCAGGCCGGTGGTAATGCTTCATTCTCCGATGTCTTTTGTATACGTTCGGCTCGCAATGGATTAATTATCTCAATGTTGCTGATGTTCTTTCAACAGTTCTCTGGAGTTAATGCTGTCATCTTTTACACTGTACCCATATTCAAATCAGCTGGTAGTACCTTAGATCCATCCATATGTTCCATTATAGTTGGTTTCGTTCAAGTTGTTATGACTTTCACCTCCTCTCTATTGATAGAGAGAGCTGGTCGTAAGTCTTTATTGCTATTCAGTAGTACAATAATGACAATCTGTTTGGCCATATTGGGAGCCTATTTCGATATGAAAGATGAGGGTAAAGATGTCTCCTCCATAGGTTGGCTACCATTGGTATGTGTCGTTTTGTATATGATTACCTTTTCAGTGGGCTATGGTCCCATACCATGGCTTATGATGGGTGAATTATTTTTACCCGATGTTAAGGCCACAGCTGTGGCTTTAACCGTTATGTCCAATTGGTTTTGTGTCTTTTTGGTAACCAAAACATTTGGTTCAATGATTACGGTATGGGGTTCGGATATGACATTTTGGTTCTTTGCCATTTGTATGCTTGTGGCTACCCTGTATGTGGCTTTTATGGTATTGGAGACAAAGGGCAAGAGTGCCTCACAGATACAAACATGGTTAGATGGTAAATAG